Proteins from one Rhizobium bangladeshense genomic window:
- the eutA gene encoding ectoine utilization protein EutA: MTAGIEIIPAGRLPRLDERPLEKRIGLVILSTDHTTEVDFRRMVASDRIGVYVSRIHYANPVTPENLLKMQPSLTQGAGLILPDEALDAIIYSCTSASVVIGDRNIEAAIHATKPGVSVVTPTAAAVKGLKALGARRISVLTPYTIETSRPMAEYFADLGFAIDRFTCLGLSDDREMARIAPDEIAAFAREALAPQSDALFISCTALRAAQVAARIEGEAGKPVVTSNLATAWACLRLCGDDRVRPELGQLMTMPYGEG; encoded by the coding sequence CATCGGCCTCGTCATTCTGTCGACCGACCATACGACGGAGGTGGACTTCCGGCGTATGGTCGCCAGCGACCGGATCGGCGTCTATGTCAGCCGCATCCACTACGCCAACCCGGTGACGCCGGAAAATCTCCTGAAGATGCAGCCGTCGCTGACGCAAGGCGCAGGGCTCATTCTGCCGGATGAAGCGCTGGATGCGATCATCTATTCCTGCACCTCCGCTTCGGTCGTCATTGGCGACCGCAATATCGAGGCGGCGATCCATGCGACCAAGCCGGGTGTTTCAGTGGTGACGCCGACGGCGGCGGCGGTGAAGGGCCTGAAGGCGCTCGGCGCCCGCCGGATTTCGGTGCTGACGCCTTATACGATCGAGACCAGCCGGCCGATGGCGGAATATTTCGCGGATCTCGGCTTTGCGATCGACCGCTTTACCTGCCTCGGCCTCAGCGACGACCGCGAGATGGCGCGGATCGCGCCGGATGAGATCGCGGCCTTCGCGCGTGAGGCGCTGGCGCCGCAGTCCGATGCGCTGTTTATTTCCTGCACGGCTCTGCGCGCCGCACAGGTCGCCGCCCGCATCGAAGGCGAGGCCGGCAAGCCGGTGGTGACCAGCAATCTCGCAACCGCCTGGGCCTGCCTGAGGCTTTGCGGTGATGATCGGGTGCGGCCCGAGCTCGGTCAGCTGATGACCATGCCCTATGGGGAAGGCTGA
- the eutB gene encoding hydroxyectoine utilization dehydratase EutB, translating into MVSALPVSLEDIRAATRRIAGRVVETPMVLSASLAEIAGVPVWLKLEHHQTTGSFKLRGATNAVLSLSPAERARGVVAASTGNHGRALAHAAKAQGAVATICMSRLVPENKVAEIRNLGADVRIVGRSQDEAQQEVDRLVREEGLVMIPPFDHPDVVAGQGTLGLEIVDALPEVATVLVPLSGGGLAAGVAAAVKGVNPKTKVIGLTMEQGAAMKASLDAGRPVQVEEVRSLADSLGGGIGLDNRLTFAMCRALLDDVVLLTEAEIAAGVRHAFACEDEIVEGAGAVGIAALLAAKISSGGPVVAILSGRNVDMEQHRRVINGEGAAFAEDRP; encoded by the coding sequence ATGGTGAGCGCCTTGCCGGTTTCACTGGAGGATATTCGCGCAGCGACGCGGCGGATCGCCGGCCGGGTCGTCGAAACACCGATGGTGCTGTCGGCATCGCTTGCCGAGATTGCCGGCGTTCCGGTCTGGCTGAAGCTCGAACATCACCAGACGACGGGCAGCTTCAAACTTCGCGGGGCGACCAATGCGGTGCTGTCCTTGTCACCGGCAGAGCGCGCGCGCGGCGTCGTCGCCGCCTCGACCGGAAATCACGGCCGGGCGCTTGCCCACGCCGCGAAGGCGCAAGGCGCGGTCGCGACGATCTGCATGTCGCGGCTGGTGCCGGAGAACAAGGTTGCGGAAATCCGCAATCTCGGGGCCGATGTGCGCATCGTCGGCCGATCGCAGGACGAGGCGCAGCAGGAAGTGGACCGGCTGGTGCGAGAGGAGGGTCTGGTGATGATCCCGCCTTTCGACCATCCTGACGTCGTCGCCGGGCAGGGGACGCTCGGGCTCGAAATCGTCGACGCCTTGCCTGAGGTGGCCACGGTGCTGGTGCCGCTTTCCGGCGGCGGCCTTGCGGCGGGCGTCGCCGCCGCGGTCAAGGGCGTCAATCCCAAGACGAAGGTGATCGGCCTGACGATGGAACAGGGCGCGGCGATGAAGGCGAGCCTCGATGCCGGACGGCCGGTGCAGGTCGAGGAGGTGAGGAGCCTTGCCGACTCTCTCGGCGGCGGCATCGGCCTCGACAATCGCCTGACCTTCGCCATGTGCCGCGCGCTTCTCGACGACGTCGTCCTGCTGACGGAGGCCGAGATCGCCGCAGGCGTGCGCCATGCCTTTGCCTGCGAGGACGAGATCGTCGAGGGGGCTGGAGCGGTCGGAATTGCGGCGCTGCTGGCGGCAAAGATCAGCTCGGGCGGCCCTGTCGTTGCAATCCTTTCGGGGCGGAATGTCGACATGGAACAGCACCGCCGAGTGATCAACGGCGAGGGTGCGGCGTTCGCGGAGGATAGACCATGA
- the eutC gene encoding ectoine utilization protein EutC → MSRMIILTEAELRNVVVLDRDAVACIEQAFAALATKAVAMPPILRLDIPEYRGEVDVKTAYVPGIEGFAIKISPGFFDNPKIGLPSTNGMMVLLSSRTGLVQALLLDNGYLTDVRTAAAGAVAAKHLSRQNSSVAAIFGAGMQARLQLEALTLVRPIRDARIWARDAARAEGVAAELAARLGFPVNAISDPRQAMSGADIIVTTTPAEKPIIDAGWLEAGQHLTAMGSDAEHKNEIDPAAIAGAGLYVADSLKQTRRMGELHHAIEAGLVNRDADFAELGRIVSGLMPGRTSSDQITIADLTGTGIQDTAIATLAVARAGATNAGTTFES, encoded by the coding sequence ATGAGCCGCATGATCATTCTGACGGAAGCGGAATTGCGCAACGTGGTGGTGCTCGATCGCGATGCCGTCGCCTGTATCGAGCAGGCTTTCGCCGCGCTTGCGACGAAAGCGGTCGCCATGCCGCCGATTTTGCGGCTCGACATTCCGGAGTATCGGGGTGAGGTCGATGTGAAGACCGCCTACGTGCCCGGCATCGAGGGTTTTGCGATCAAGATCAGCCCCGGCTTCTTCGACAATCCAAAAATCGGTCTGCCGAGCACCAATGGCATGATGGTGCTGCTGTCGAGCCGAACCGGATTGGTGCAGGCGCTGCTCCTCGACAACGGCTATCTCACCGACGTGCGCACGGCCGCGGCCGGCGCCGTCGCGGCGAAGCATCTGTCGCGCCAGAATTCCAGCGTGGCGGCGATCTTCGGCGCCGGCATGCAGGCGCGGCTGCAGCTGGAAGCGCTGACGCTGGTGCGGCCGATCCGTGACGCCAGGATTTGGGCGCGGGATGCGGCGAGGGCCGAGGGCGTGGCTGCGGAGCTGGCGGCCAGGCTCGGCTTTCCCGTCAACGCGATATCCGACCCGCGGCAAGCAATGTCCGGCGCAGACATCATCGTGACCACAACGCCGGCAGAAAAACCGATCATCGACGCCGGCTGGCTCGAAGCCGGGCAGCATCTGACGGCCATGGGATCGGATGCTGAGCACAAGAACGAGATCGATCCCGCGGCCATAGCCGGCGCCGGTCTCTATGTCGCCGACAGCCTGAAGCAGACCCGCCGGATGGGCGAGTTGCACCATGCGATCGAAGCAGGCCTCGTCAATAGGGATGCTGATTTCGCCGAACTCGGCCGGATCGTTTCCGGCCTGATGCCGGGCAGGACGAGCAGCGACCAGATCACCATCGCCGACCTCACGGGAACTGGCATTCAGGACACCGCCATCGCCACGCTCGCCGTTGCCCGCGCCGGCGCGACGAATGCCGGCACCACATTCGAAAGCTGA
- the doeA gene encoding ectoine hydrolase DoeA (DoeA (degradation of ectoine A) is also called EutD (ectoine utilization D).): MTQPNLKFSLGEYAARLEKTRRAMEAKGVDLLVVSDPSNMAWLTGYDGWSFYVHQAVIVPPQGEPIWFGRGQDANGAKLTAYLKHDNIVGYPDHYVQSTERHPMDYLSGILTERGFAKMTIGVEMDNYWFSAAAFAALQRHLPNARFVDATALVNWQRAVKSETEIRYMRNAARIVEAMHARIFDKIEVGMRKCDLVAEIYDAGTRGVDGIGGDYPAIVPLLPSGVEASAPHLTWDDRPLKKGEGTFFEIAGCYNRYHLPLSRTVFLGKPTQPFLDAEKATLEGMEAGLAVARPGNSCEDIANAFFAVLKKYGIVKDNRTGYPIGLSYPPDWGERTMSLRPGDRTELKPGMTFHFMTGLWLEDMGFETTESILITESGVECLASVPRKLMVKD; the protein is encoded by the coding sequence ATGACCCAGCCCAATCTGAAGTTTTCGCTCGGCGAATATGCCGCGCGGCTGGAAAAAACCCGGCGTGCCATGGAGGCGAAGGGTGTGGATCTGCTTGTTGTCAGCGACCCCTCGAACATGGCCTGGCTGACCGGCTATGACGGTTGGTCCTTCTACGTGCACCAGGCCGTGATCGTACCGCCGCAGGGCGAGCCGATCTGGTTCGGCCGCGGTCAGGACGCCAACGGCGCCAAGCTCACCGCCTATCTCAAGCATGATAACATCGTCGGTTATCCCGATCATTACGTGCAGTCGACCGAGCGTCATCCAATGGACTACCTCTCCGGCATCCTGACGGAGCGCGGCTTCGCCAAGATGACGATCGGCGTCGAGATGGACAATTACTGGTTTTCGGCCGCCGCCTTCGCAGCGCTGCAGAGGCATCTGCCCAATGCACGTTTCGTCGACGCGACCGCGCTGGTCAACTGGCAGCGCGCGGTCAAGAGCGAGACCGAAATCCGCTACATGCGCAATGCGGCCCGGATCGTAGAAGCCATGCACGCCCGCATCTTCGACAAGATCGAGGTCGGCATGCGTAAATGCGATCTGGTGGCGGAAATTTATGATGCCGGCACGCGCGGCGTCGACGGCATCGGCGGCGACTATCCGGCCATCGTGCCGCTGCTGCCGTCCGGCGTCGAAGCATCCGCACCGCATCTGACCTGGGACGACCGGCCGTTGAAGAAGGGGGAGGGCACTTTCTTCGAGATCGCCGGGTGCTACAACCGCTATCATCTGCCGCTGTCGCGGACCGTCTTCCTCGGCAAGCCGACGCAGCCTTTTCTCGACGCTGAAAAAGCCACACTGGAAGGCATGGAAGCGGGTCTTGCCGTCGCGAGACCCGGCAATAGCTGCGAGGATATCGCCAATGCCTTCTTCGCGGTGCTGAAGAAATACGGGATCGTCAAGGACAACCGTACGGGTTACCCGATCGGGCTTTCCTATCCGCCGGACTGGGGCGAGCGCACCATGAGCCTGCGGCCGGGCGACCGGACGGAGTTGAAGCCCGGCATGACCTTCCATTTCATGACCGGCCTCTGGCTCGAGGACATGGGTTTCGAAACGACGGAGAGCATCCTCATAACCGAGAGCGGTGTCGAATGCCTCGCCAGCGTGCCGCGCAAGCTGATGGTCAAGGATTGA
- the doeB gene encoding N(2)-acetyl-L-2,4-diaminobutanoate deacetylase DoeB, producing MTETGLRPSPISATVDFAAEGVQHGFLRLPYSRDDSAWGSVMVPITVVRNGEGPTALLTGGNHGDEYEGPIALFDLARTLRAEEVRGAVIIVPAMNYPAFLAGTRTSPIDRGNMNRSFPGSPDGTVTEKIADYFQRVLLPMADLVLDFHSGGKTLDFLPFCAAHIVPNKQQEAQAFQFVTAFAAPFSMKMLEIDAVGMYDTAAEEMGKIFITTELGGGGTATARSAAIAKRGTINVLRHAGIVGGAVDTGPTTWLDMPDGRCFSFAEEGGLIEPIVDLGEAVAKDDVIACIHPTGRTGEAPREIRAAMDGILCARHFPGLVKSGDCVGVVAVVTN from the coding sequence ATGACAGAGACTGGCTTGCGGCCGTCGCCGATCAGCGCGACGGTGGATTTCGCCGCCGAAGGCGTCCAACACGGTTTCCTCAGGCTGCCCTACAGCCGCGACGATTCCGCTTGGGGCTCGGTGATGGTTCCAATCACGGTCGTCAGGAACGGCGAGGGACCGACGGCGCTGCTCACCGGCGGCAATCATGGTGATGAATATGAAGGGCCGATCGCGCTTTTCGATCTCGCCCGCACGCTGCGGGCCGAAGAGGTGAGAGGCGCGGTCATTATCGTGCCGGCGATGAATTATCCGGCATTCCTGGCGGGAACCCGGACCTCGCCGATCGACAGGGGCAATATGAACCGCAGCTTCCCGGGTAGTCCGGACGGCACGGTGACCGAGAAGATCGCCGATTATTTCCAGCGCGTGCTTCTGCCGATGGCCGATCTTGTGCTCGACTTCCACTCCGGAGGCAAGACGCTCGATTTTCTCCCGTTCTGCGCGGCCCATATCGTGCCGAACAAACAACAGGAGGCCCAGGCTTTCCAATTCGTGACAGCTTTTGCCGCACCCTTTTCGATGAAGATGCTGGAGATCGATGCAGTCGGCATGTATGACACGGCGGCCGAGGAAATGGGCAAGATCTTTATCACGACTGAACTCGGCGGTGGAGGTACCGCCACGGCGAGAAGTGCGGCGATTGCCAAACGCGGCACTATAAACGTTCTGCGTCATGCCGGTATCGTCGGCGGCGCCGTCGATACCGGTCCTACGACCTGGCTGGACATGCCGGACGGCCGCTGTTTCTCCTTCGCAGAAGAAGGCGGACTGATCGAACCTATCGTCGATCTCGGTGAAGCGGTCGCCAAGGATGACGTCATCGCTTGCATCCACCCGACCGGTAGGACGGGTGAGGCGCCGCGCGAGATCCGTGCAGCAATGGACGGCATTCTCTGTGCGCGGCATTTCCCGGGCCTGGTCAAATCAGGCGACTGCGTCGGGGTCGTGGCGGTTGTGACGAATTGA